The Mauremys reevesii isolate NIE-2019 linkage group 21, ASM1616193v1, whole genome shotgun sequence genome has a window encoding:
- the PEX14 gene encoding peroxisomal membrane protein PEX14 isoform X2, translated as MDRGPVVPGAVQTQNKSPCTKEFTILSKGQEKAGLTDEEIDLAFQQSGTTTDEPQFLGPSAQLVPTQPPHLVPYSPPGSRWRDYGALAIIMAGIAFGFHQLYKKYLLPLIMGGKEDRKQLQRIEANISEMSGSVTQTVTQLQKTLASVQELLMQQQQKIQELTQELTAAKATTSTNWILESQNINELKSEIYSLKGLLLNRRQFPPSPSAPKIPSWQIPVKPSSPSNPVATNHNSSSDISPVSNESTSSSPVKENHSPEGATVSCHLLGTEEEGEVVMDVKGQVRMEVQGEEEKREDKGNEEEEEEDDEDDDVSHVDEEECLDVQTEDRRGGDGQINEQVEKLRRPEGASNENEID; from the exons gACTGACAGATGAAGAAATTGACCTGGCTTTCCAGCAGTCGGGCACTACCACAGATGAGCCACAGTTCCTGGGTCCTTCCGCACAGCTGGTGCCAACGCAGCCCCCTCACCTTGTGCCCTACA GTCCCCCGGGCTCTAGATGGCGAGACTATGGTGCTTTGGCGATCATTATGGCAGGGATTGCCTTTGGCTTCCACCAGCTCTACAAG AAATACCTGCTCCCTCTCATCATGGGAGGCAAAGAAGACAGAAAACAACTTCAGAGGATTGAGGCGAACATTTCCGAGATGAGTGGCAGCGTGACACAGACAG TGACTCAGTTGCAGAAGACTTTAGCCTCCGTTCAGGAACTGCTGATGCAGCAACAGCAGAAAATCCAGGAGCTCACCCAAGAGCTGACTGCCGCCAAG GCCACCACTTCCACCAACTGGATCCTGGAGTCACAGAATATCAATGAATTGAAATCTGAGATCTACTCATTAAAAGGGCTCCTCCTAAACCG gaggcagttccctccctccccttcggCTCCCAAGATTCCATCATGGCAAATCCCGGTGAAGCCTTCCTCACCCTCCAACCCTGTTGCTACCAACCATAACAGCAGCAGTGACATCTCGCCTGTCAGCAACGAGTCCACCTCCTCGTCACCTGTGAAGGAGAACCACAGCCCAGAGGGGGCAACAGTCAGCTGCCACCTGCTGGGTACGGAGGAGGAGGGCGAGGTGGTGATGGACGTCAAGGGCCAGGTGCGAATGGAAGTGCAGGgcgaggaggagaagagggaggacaaagggaatgaggaggaggaggaagaggacgaTGAGGATGATGATGTCAGCCATGTGGACGAAGAGGAGTGCCTGGACGTCCAGACCGAGGACCGACGAGGAGGGGACGGGCAGATTAACGAGCAGGTGGAGAAGCTACGGAGACCGGAAGGGGCCAGCAATGAGAATGAGATTGACTAG